A single window of Neurospora crassa OR74A linkage group VII, whole genome shotgun sequence DNA harbors:
- the cat-2 gene encoding peroxidase/catalase 2: MSECPVRKSNVGGGGTRNHDWWPAQLRLNILRQHTPVSNPLDKDFDYAAAFKSLDYEGLKKDLTKLMTDSQDWWPADFGHYGGLFIRMAWHSAGTYRVTDGRGGGGEGQQRFAPLNSWPDNVSLDKARRLLWPIKQKYGNKISWSDLLLLTGNVALESMGFKTFGFAGGRPDTWEADESVYWGAETTWLGNEDRYSEGQEGHEGHGVVQGDESKKQHTDIHNRDLQSPLASSHMGLIYVNPEGPDGIPDPVASAKDIRVTFGRMAMNDEETVALIAGGHSFGKTHGAGPTHHVGKEPEAAPIEHQGLGWANSFGQGKGPDTITSGLEVTWTPTPTKWGMGYLEYLYKFDWEPTKSPAGANQWVAKNAEPTIPDAYDPNKKKLPTMLTTDIALRMDPAYDKICRDYLANPDKFADAFARAWFKLLHRDMGPRTRWIGPEVPSEILPWEDYIPPVDYQIIDDNDIAALKKEILATGVAPKKLIFVAWSSASSFRGSDKRGGANGARIRLAPQNEWKVNDPSTLREVLAALESVQQKFNDSSSGKKVSLADLIVLGGVAALEQASGLVVPFTPGRNDATQEHTDVHSFTHLEPHADGFRSYGKGTKRVRTEQFLIDRASLLTLSAPELTALIGGLRVLEANYDGSSYGVLTKTPGKLTNDYFVNLLDTNTAWKAADNEGEVFIGYDRKTHDKKWTATRADLIFGAHAELRALAEVYAAVDGEEKFKRDFVAAWHKVMNLDRFDLKQEGRGQNAPKL, encoded by the coding sequence ATGTCCGAGTGCCCCGTCCGCAAGTCCAacgtcggcggtggtggcacCAGGAACCACGACTGGTGGCCCGCCCAGCTTAGGCTCAACATCCTCCGCCAACATACCCCCGTCTCCAACCCCCTCGACAAAGACTTCGACTATGCCGCTGCCTTCAAGAGCCTCGACTACGAAGGCCTCAAGAAGGACCTCACTAAACTCATGACCGACTCGCAAGACTGGTGGCCTGCTGATTTCGGCCACTATGGCGGTCTCTTCATCCGCATGGCATGGCACAGCGCCGGCACCTACCGTGTCACGGATGGCCgtggaggcggtggtgagggtcAGCAGCGTTTTGCTCCTCTCAACAGCTGGCCCGACAACGTCTCTCTCGACAAGGCCCGTCGTCTCCTGTGGCCCATCAAGCAAAAGTACGGCAACAAGATCTCGTGGTCCGACCTGCTCCTTCTAACCGGTAACGTTGCGCTCGAGTCCATGGGCTTCAAGACCTTTGGCTTTGCCGGTGGCCGTCCCGACACCTGGGAGGCTGACGAGTCTGTATACTGGGGTGCTGAGACCACATGGTTGGGTAACGAGGACCGTTACTCCGAGGGTCAGGAAGGCCACGAAGGACATGGTGTCGTCCAAGGTGACGAGTCCAAGAAACAGCACACGGACATCCACAACCGTGATCTGCAAAGCCCCCTTGCCTCCTCCCATATGGGCCTTATCTACGTCAACCCCGAAGGTCCTGACGGTATTCCCGACCCCGTTGCCTCAGCCAAGGATATTCGTGTCACCTTTGGCCGCATGGCTATGAACGACGAGGAGACTGTCGCTCTGATTGCGGGTGGTCACTCCTTTGGCAAGACTCATGGTGCCGGTCCCACTCACCACGTCGGCAAGGAGCCCGAGGCTGCCCCCATCGAGCACCAAGGTCTCGGCTGGGCAAACAGCTTTGGCCAGGGCAAGGGTCCcgacaccatcaccagtGGTCTTGAAGTCACTTGGACGCCAACTCCTACCAAGTGGGGCATGGGCTACCTGGAATACCTCTACAAGTTTGACTGGGAGCCGACAAAGAGCCCTGCTGGTGCCAACCAGTGGGTGGCCAAGAACGCCGAGCCCACCATCCCAGATGCCTACGAccccaacaagaagaagctccCGACCATGTTGACGACCGATATTGCCCTACGCATGGATCCCGCCTATGACAAGATCTGCCGCGATTACCTTGCGAACCCAGACAAGTTTGCCGATGCTTTTGCCCGCGCATGGTTCAAGCTTCTTCATCGTGACATGGGCCCGCGTACTCGCTGGATCGGTCCCGAGGTCCCCTCTGAGATCCTGCCTTGGGAAGACTACATTCCTCCCGTAGACTACCAGATCATTGACGATAACGATATCGCGGccttgaagaaggagattcTGGCCACCGGTGTCGCTCCAAAGAAGCTGATCTTCGTTGCCTGGtcctcggcttcctcttTCCGTGGCTCTGACAAGCGCGGAGGTGCCAATGGTGCCCGTATCCGTCTCGCTCCTCAAAACGAGTGGAAGGTCAACGACCCTTCCACGCTCCGCGAGGTCCTTGCTGCGCTCGAGTCTGTGCAGCAAAAGTTCAACGACAGTTCGAGCGGCAAGAAGGTCTCCTTGGCTGATCTTATCGTCCTTGGTGGTGTCGCCGCCCTCGAGCAGGCTTCTGGCTTGGTGGTCCCTTTCACCCCAGGCCGCAACGATGCCACTCAGGAGCACACCGATGTGCACTCTTTCACTCACCTCGAGCCTCACGCCGACGGCTTCCGCAGCTACGGCAAGGGTACCAAGCGCGTACGCACCGAGCAGTTTCTTATTGACCGTGCCTCGCTGCTCACTCTCTCGGCGCCTGAGCTTACTGCCCTCATCGGCGGTCTCCGTGTGCTAGAGGCCAACTATGATGGCTCATCCTACGGTGTGTTGACCAAGACACCCGGCAAGCTTACCAATGACTACTTTGTCAACCTGTTGGACACCAACACGGCATGGAAGGCGGCGGATAATGAGGGCGAGGTCTTCATTGGCTATGACCGCAAGACACACGATAAAAAGTGGACTGCGACAAGGGCCGATCTCATCTTTGGAGCGCATGCTGAGCTTCGCGCGCTTGCGGAGGTGTATGCCGCGGTggatggcgaggagaagTTCAAGCGCGACTTTGTGGCGGCTTGGCACAAGGTCATGAACCTTGATCGGTTCGATCTCAAGCAGGAGGGACGGGGCCAGAATGCCCCCAAGCTTTAG